The Mytilus trossulus isolate FHL-02 chromosome 3, PNRI_Mtr1.1.1.hap1, whole genome shotgun sequence genome contains a region encoding:
- the LOC134710982 gene encoding uncharacterized protein C1orf198-like: MDTISAAYFASINPLTRKIVQETQMVKSLFSEKWETFDEKRQDHILDDYFVHPDVRERYKDCGKGDNYPISYPVLKVQMGEKIVVDETNDFWTWQDEFSGPFSWKTKSQQDLTLLDLEPEQMTRQSKTRRRSSRDLSEEASREAPKEFEVMEPGKSLWNSEFKNLKDVVLTKAHNEKADIENLLPQKKLNTKNDNSPEEINYAFNRDSFIETDEQKGGNGKTDSSYYSNYTEKRPAEQAIASNGSVSKRKHDIEMSVFENPMISHVVEDEDSLSSATTSPSHRPLLKGFNADGSPSRKPLLKGDSQESYSSGKSQLYEPPAQSIDHEDRLDGRTNDKSHLVSNVDYEDTELIAVDMNKGSYSLNDSHGSMSSLNLQKTGFDFLDEW, from the exons ATGGATACAATTTCCGCTGCATATTTTGCATCTATAAATCCCCTTACACGTAAAATTGTTCAGGAAACGCAAATGGTCAAATCACTCTTCTCTGAAAAATGGGAAACTTTTGATGAAAAAAGACAAGATCACATTCTTGATGATTATTTTGTCCATCCAGATGTTCGCGAGAGATATAAAGATTGTGGTAAAGGGGACAATTACCCAATATCTTATCCAGTCCTCAAGGTTCAGATGGGGGAAAAGATTGTTGTTGATGAAACAAATGAT ttttggACATGGCAAGATGAATTTTCTGGACCATTTTCTTGGAAAACTAAG agTCAACAAGATCTTACCTTATTAGACCTGGAACCAGAGCAGATGACAAGACAATCCAAAACAAGAAGACGAAGCTCCAGAGATTTGTCCGAGGAAGCATCACGAGAAGCCCCAAAAGAATTTGAAGTAATGGAACCAGGAAAAAGTTTGTGGAACTCTGAATTCAAAAACCTAAAAGATGTTGTCTTAACCAAAGCACACAATGAAAAGGCTGATATCGAAAATCTCCTACCtcagaaaaaattaaacacaaagaATGATAATTCGCCAGAAGAAATTAATTATGCATTTAATAGAGATAGCTTTATTGAAACTGATGAACAAAAAGGTGGAAATGGTAAAACAGATTCAAGTTACTATTCAAATTACACCGAAAAGAGACCTGCAGAACAAGCAATAGCATCAAATGGATCTGTttctaaaagaaaacatgataTTGAAATGTCTGTATTTGAAAATCCAATGATTTCACATGTGGTTGAGGACGAGGATAGCTTAAGTAGTGCAACCACTTCGCCATCACATCGGCCTTTATTGAAAGGTTTTAATGCTGATGGGTCTCCTTCAAGAAAACCATTATTGAAAGGAGACAGCCAGGAAAGTTATAGTTCTGGAAAATCTCAGTTGTACGAACCGCCAGCACAAAGTATTGATCATGAAGACAGATTGGATGGTAGAACAAACGACAAGTCGCATCTAGTTTCTAATGTGGATTATGAAGATACTGAATTGATAGCAGTAGATATGAACAAGGGCTCATACTCACTAAATGATTCACATGGTTCCATG AGTTCACTTAATCTTCAAAAGACTGGATTTGATTTTCTTGACGAATGGTAG